The region TCGGCATGGCCAATCTCGTCTACAACATGCGCCGCCTAGTCTGGTGGGACGGGAGAACTGCGCCCGCATGACGGCCGAAAGGCCGAAGAGGGGGCCGTAACGGCCCAAATACCACGGAATTCAGACCGAAATAGCCCCCAGTCTCAGCTCGGGCGCCCCGTTTTCCTATCCAAACCGTCCAAAAACTCGGTTCTTCGAGGTGTCCCGCCGTCGCCTCCTTCCTGTCGCCCAACGGCGCTGACTGCAGGAAGCCGCGTTCACCCGCCGCCTCGACCGGCTGTCGCGTCAGGTTCAGCAGTTGGACACCTCAGATTGGGTTCTGGGATGTCGAGCGTCGTCTGGCGGAACTTTCGGCGGAGGGCGATCCGCTGGAGACGCTGTCGAAGACGGTGGATTTCGAACTGTTCCGGCCGGTTCTGGAGCGTGCGGTCCGGCGACGGAGTGCGACCTCGAAGGGCGGTCGGCCCGGCTTTGACGCGGTTTTGAAATTCAAAATGCTGGTCTTGCAGTCGCTGCACGGTCTGGCGCTGGGTCGGACGACGTACCTGGTGCGCGACCGGCTGAGTTGGATGCGGTTCTGCGGCCTGGGGCCGGGCGATGCTGTGCCGGATGCCAACACTCTTTGGGATTTCCGCGAAGCGCTGATCACGGCCGGTGCGTTTGACGATCTGTTCCAGCGGCTCGACCGGGCGATCAGCGAGGCGGGCTATCTGCCGATGTCGGGGCAGATCGTCGACGCGACGCTGGTGTCGGCGCCGCGCCAACGCAATACCGAGGCCAAGAAACAGACGATCAAGGAGGGCAAGGTTCCGGAGGACTGGCGAGACAAGCCGGCCAAGCTGCGGCAGAAGGATCGCGATGCCCGCTGGACGGTGAAGTTTTCCAAGGGAAAGGTCAGAAAGGACGGCACACCTCAAGGCGATATCGCCATCCCTCATTTCGGGTACAAGAACCACGTCTCGATCGACCGCAAGCACGGGATCATCCGCCGCGCGCTCGTCACCGATGCGGCCGCAGCCGATGGCGCCCGACTGCGCGAGGGGCTGATCGATCCGGCCAAGACCGCCTCCGACGTGTGGGCCGACAGCGCTTACCGCTCCGAGGCCAACGAGGCGTTCCTTGCCAAAGCCGGCAAGGTCAGCCGCATCCACCGCAAGAAGCCCAAGGGCAAGCCGATGCCTCGGGCGACCGCCAGGGCCAACGCGGTGAAATCCAGGATCCGTTCCCGGGTCGAGCATGTCTTCGCCGAGATGAAGGGTGAAGGGTCGGATGGGGCTGGTCATCTGGACCATCGGCCTCGCCCGCGCCAGGGCAGCGATCACGCTCGCCAACATGGCCTACAACATGAAGCGCTGGTCCTGGCTCGACCGTCAGGCCGAACTCGCCTGATCTGCGCCCGACCGGGCGCCCTCCCAGGGGGGATGCCGCCGATCCTGGGAGCTCGTCACCCGCTTCATACCACCCGACCCGGAAAAATCAGTGATCGCAACGCCGATCACAACCTGATCGAGCGGCCAGCGACATGCGGTGCCGTTCAAGGCCGGTTTCCGGAGGTGTCCATTTTGCCATAGCCGAACCTCGACGCAAGCGACCGCTCCTGCCCAAAGCGGCGCTTACGCGCCGCCCTCGGAGCCGAATCTCCACACCGGGATGCCGAGCTTGCGGGCCTTGTCGACGAGGTTTTCGCTGATGCCGGAGCCGGGGAAGGCGATCAGGCCGATCGGCAGCACCTCAAGCATCTGGTCGTTGCGCTTAAAGGGGGCGGCGTTCTTGTGGCGGGTCCAGTCCGGCTTGAACACCACCTGCGCCACCCTGCGCGAGTCGGCCCAGCAGGCGGCGATCCGCTCGGCGCCTTTCGGACTGCCGCCATGCAGCAGCACCATGTCGGGATGCTTGGTCCGGACGCGGTCGAGCACATCCCAGATGCGGCGATGGTCGTTGCACTCGGCCCCGCCGGTGAAGGCGATCCAGGCCCCCGGGGGCAACAGCACCTGGGTATCGGCGCGGTGGCGGGCGGCGATAAAGTCCCGGCTGTCGATCACCGCGGCGGTGAGGGCGCGATGGTTGACCATCGAGCCGACGCGCGGCCGCCAAGCGGAGCCGGTGACCACCTCGTAGCGCTCGGCGGCGGTGTCGCGGAAGAACTCGAAGGCGTTGCGGCGCTCGATCAGACCGAGGCCCTGTTCGATCAGCCGCTCCAGTTCGACCGAGCGCACCTCCGAGCCGTTCTGTTCCAGTCGGGAGCGGTTCTGCGCCTGTTCGTTGGCGTCGAGATCGCGTTCGAGCCGGTCGATCTTGCGGTGGAAGATCGCGGCGAAGGACCACAGCAGGTCGGCGAGATCGTCCTCGAGCCGGGTGTCGGCCAGCAGGGCGGCAAGGGCATCGACGATGCCGGCGAGTTCGCCCCGCACCATCTCGGGCTCGGGCAGCGGGCGGGGATCGGGCTCGTCCTGACCGGGGCGATAGCCGTAGAGGGTCAATTCGTTGAGCAGGCTGGCGGTGGCGGATTGGACGTGAGCTTCCGGTTCGCTCTCGGGATCTGGATCAAGAAACGGGAGGGAGGTGGGGATCATGGCGGGCTCCTCGTCGCTGGGACCGCGCCCATCGCGGCCTTCACGGGGATCCCTTGCCGGGGCCGATCCGGGCGCGCACCCGAGAGGGCCGAAGCCAACGGCGGAGGAGGAGTGGCCCGCGCTTTCTTGCCGCGCGAGGAGGCCGCAGGCCGGGGAAGAAAGCAAGCGGGGCGGTCCTTGCGCGCCCGGTCCGCGCCCTGGCAGATCCCCCGCACGGGAAGGCCGTGGGCCGCGGCTCCAGGCGTATCGGGGAGCCCACGCCGCGCCCTTCCTGTCCGTTTTGCTCACCCCGAAGACCGGACAAACGCTCCCCGATCAGCCCCACTCCCGGTGACCGAGGAGCCGGCGCGCATCGTCCGGGACGAGTTGCCCGACCAGATGTCCCCGGAGCCAATCGGGGCCGAAGCGCAGCAGATCGGCGTTGAAATCCTCGCCCCATGGCAGCAGCGGCTGGACCTCGATCCCCTGGGCGGCCCCGCGTGCGATCAGCCGCTCCACCGCATTGCGACCGGCAGGATCGTTGTCACGGGCGACATACAAGCGGACCAAACCGGGTGGAAAATCGAAAGCAGCGAGGTGGTTGGCGGACAGACAGGCGGCGACCGGCAAAGCGGGCAGAGCCGAGCGCACCGCCAGCATGGTTTCGATTCCCTCCCCCGCCGCCAGCAGGTCGCTGACGGGACCGAAGCGGACCGCGTTACCGAGCAGATGACCGAGCGCTCGGCGCGGGGTGGCAAGCGGGGCCTTGGCCGGCCGGTCGCGGTCGAGCCAGGTCCGCTGCAACCCGGTGATCCGGCCGGCGCCATCGGTGACGGCGGCGAGCAGCGCCGGCCAGCTCTGGCGGGGGGCGTCGGGATGGGGACGGTACCACAGCGCCGGGTGAAAGCGCAGGGCGGGGAGATCGAGCGGACCGGTGATGCCGCGTGCCCGCAGATAGGCCTCGGCCAGGGTACCGGGCAGCGGCTGCCCCTGGCGAAACAACTGCCGCGCGGCGTCGGATGATCCCGAGGCTGCCGACTGATAACGCGGACCATCCTACGTATGTGGCGTCGATCCAGAGATACGGCCACTCTCCCTCGAGGGTCGGGTCAGGAAAGCCTTCACGCGGTCGTCGATATCGGCGCACAGGCGGCTGACTTGGCTTTTGGACACCCCCGACCATCCCCATGGCCTGCACCAGATCATCGACCGAACGGGTGGAAATACCCTGGATGTAGGCCTCCTGGATCACGGCGGTCAGAGCCTTCTCAGCCATACGCCGGGGCTCCAGGAACCCAGGGAAATAGCTTCCCTTGCGTAACTTGGGAATGCGCAACTCCACGGTCCCGGCCCGGGTTTCCCAATCGCGATCCCGGTACCCGTTGCGCTGCGCCAGCCGGTCCGGCGAGCGCTCCCCCAGAGCCGCCCCGGTACGGGCCTGCACCTCCAACTCCATCAGACGGTGCGCGGCAAAGCCGATCATGTCCCGCAGAACATCGGCATCGGCCCCCTTTTCCAGCATCGTGCGCAGTGCCATCATCTCGTCGGTCATCGTGGTCACCCTCGGTTAGGGTTTTGTTGTGGTGACCAAACTTTACCGAAGATCCACGATGACCGCCCCTGCCAGGATAGCCCCTTCGGACGGCTACGCCGCCCTACGGGGCTATCCTGGCAGCGCTCCTACACCACTCCTCGGGACACGATCTTCCCGCGCGGGACCAAACATCTAGAGTCTGCAAAGCCGATCATCTCGCGCCCTAGGTCGGCATCCGCGCTCTTTTCCAGTAAGCCGCGAAGGCCCATTATCTTATCGGTCATCGCTCTGATCCTTGGTTCGGTTGATGTTCGCAACCAAACCCTACCGAAGATCGACAATGACTGCCCACCCCGCGCGGGACTGCCTGCTGTACCACTCCACGGGACACGATCGAAATAGCCCTCTTTCGGCGGTCTAGTTTATATGGATGATTGTTTTTGTTCCTGATCTTTTTCTGACGATGACCCAAAGGGGAAGAGATAGCGAAGCCTGCATCTCATACAGGAAGGAGTGGCTTGAAGGACGTGCCTAAATTCGCATAGTTTTCATTTCTCCCTGGAAATAGGCTTTTCACTTGCGGGCACACCGCATTCACAGAAAGGGGCCATGKTTTTGTCAGCCCAACCACACGCCGCACCTCCGTCTTCACCGTCCCCCTCCCCACTTGGGGTTACGACCGGCGATCTT is a window of Pararhodospirillum photometricum DSM 122 DNA encoding:
- a CDS encoding DUF2493 domain-containing protein; this encodes MIPTSLPFLDPDPESEPEAHVQSATASLLNELTLYGYRPGQDEPDPRPLPEPEMVRGELAGIVDALAALLADTRLEDDLADLLWSFAAIFHRKIDRLERDLDANEQAQNRSRLEQNGSEVRSVELERLIEQGLGLIERRNAFEFFRDTAAERYEVVTGSAWRPRVGSMVNHRALTAAVIDSRDFIAARHRADTQVLLPPGAWIAFTGGAECNDHRRIWDVLDRVRTKHPDMVLLHGGSPKGAERIAACWADSRRVAQVVFKPDWTRHKNAAPFKRNDQMLEVLPIGLIAFPGSGISENLVDKARKLGIPVWRFGSEGGA
- a CDS encoding DUF7146 domain-containing protein; translation: MFRQGQPLPGTLAEAYLRARGITGPLDLPALRFHPALWYRPHPDAPRQSWPALLAAVTDGAGRITGLQRTWLDRDRPAKAPLATPRRALGHLLGNAVRFGPVSDLLAAGEGIETMLAVRSALPALPVAACLSANHLAAFDFPPGLVRLYVARDNDPAGRNAVERLIARGAAQGIEVQPLLPWGEDFNADLLRFGPDWLRGHLVGQLVPDDARRLLGHREWG